Genomic window (Spirosoma sp. KCTC 42546):
GAAATCACTGGCACTCCGTTTGCCCGGCCAGCTATTGTTCACCACAAACTTCCCGCTCTGTTGAGTAAAGCCCGGAATGGTTGAGTTGATTGTGTAGCTCAAGGTTTCGGTCTGTTTGGGAATGTACAGGATTGCATAGTTGCCGTTACCCAGGTAATGCCCCGGCCATTTTTGCTCACCAATCTGGGCCTGCACGGTCATCGTAAAACAGGCAGAATCCGCCGGAATATCGACTTTAGGACCCTTGAAATGAAACTCCATCACCGAATAAACGCCCACCGTATCGGCAAGGGTAGTGTTGCGGTTAAAGAGGGTCCGAGGGCTGTGGTTGAATTTTTCAAAGCTGCCGCCCCAGCTTTCTTTGAACGGATCATTTGGGTCGCCATCCATCATGTAGAGCAGCGAAGGCGTGTCGCCCATCTTCACGTTGCCCTTGTAGTAGTTCTTAAAGTCTTTGCCCAGGTGTCCGGCAGCGCGGATATAGCGGTCGTAATACGTACGGGTATCGAGGCTATCGGGCACGCCCGTATTGGAAAAGAAGCCGTTGTAAGAGCCATTTGCTTCGATGAACCAGAGGTTCGGGAAGTTCTGCGCGATATACGCATAGGTGTTCGCGCTCCACTTTTTATTCGGTCCTCCAATCCAGTATACCTTGATCTTAGTTTGAATCGAAGGATCGTCGTGCAGCGCCTGGGCCAGATCGTCCAACCCGCCCCAAACCAGCACCCAAAGCGGCTGTGCGCTTTTCTTTTTAGCGCAGTTGATAATCCAGTCCGATCCTTCGGTGGCGGTGCTATAGCCTTTATAGGGGGCCGCCCCCTGACGCCCCTGTTTGCACACGGCCCGCAACGCATCCGGCCTAGGATAGCCGTTCAGGTGCTGACTCAGCCTGGGAAGGTCTTTCTCGTAGAGGTCAATCATATCCAGAATATGCTTCTTCGTACCAAGCCCATACGAGGGAGACGAAACAAGCCCCTCCGTCTCGAACTTATCGCTGTACATCAGGAAATGGGCCATTGACTGATTATCGTCCGGGTCCGTACCACCGATGTCGGTGCTAATGAGGATGCGCGGTTTAACCGGGACAGGCTTCTGGGCCACGAGCGTAAACGGAAGCAGGGCCAATAGGTAACTCAAAAACACCTTGTTCATAGTTGTCAGGATAGGGTTTAATTAGTGTAGTTAAAACCTATTATCGAAGCTTTTTAAACTTTCCCAATTCCACTAAAACGAAACTGTTTTTTTTGTCCTTTCGACGCAGGAGAAATCTCAAGCTTGACTGATATGGAGTCTTGAGATTTCTCCTGCGTCGAAAGGACAAAAACGACCTAGATTTTTCTGTATACCACATTCTATAAGTCAAGCAACCTAGTATTTTCCCGCAACTCATTTATGAAAAAATGGAATAAACCGACAAGCATATTCACTTACTCTGGAAAAATAATTTGTACTATATATAGAATTATTTAGCAAAAGGCCATTTCAACTATAAACATTCCACTAGTTAATAAAACCTTTTGCGGTCGATAGGTGAGAAATATGTCGTGTATGTGACGACTAACTCCACCTAGTATGAGCCGCAAGGAATTTGGGTTTCTTCTACAACAGTATCTCGACGGAAAATGCTCTGAAGAGGAGCGGGCATTTGTCGAACATTGGTACGGGATCGTGCAAAACAAAGACAAGGAACCCTTAGAGGAAACGGATTTCCAGGCTCTGGAGCCTCTACTCTGGCAGCAGATTCAGAGCCGGACGCAGTCTCCGAAGGTAATTCCGATGCCGGTTAGCGGTCCCCGTCGCCAGGTTGCTTATCCCTGGATGGCGGTTGCGGCTTCAATCGTACTGGTACTGTTGGCTGGCTGGTGGTTCTATCGTCAGCAGGGCGGGTTGCTAAAGTCAGGAAACGGGATTCAGCAGGAAATCAGTCATGCCGGATGGCAGCAGCGGACAAACTCGTCGGACAAAGCCGAAGTGATTCAACTTCCCGATGGCAGTCAGGTTCGATTAGCACCCCAAAGTGCCATTCAATACCCTGCGAAATTTGCGGCTGATAAACGGGAAATTTCGCTGACGGGCGAAGCCTTTTTTACGGTTCAAAAAATGCCCACCCGTCCTTTTTATGTGTACACTGGCACAGTGGTCACCAAGGTGTTAGGAACCAGCTTTTTAGTAAAAACGCAGGGAACTACAAAACAGGTTGTTGTGGAAGTGGCAACGGGTCGGGTGGCCGTTTATAAGCAGACAAAAGCGGCTGAAACAACTGAGGGAACGAATGCGATTGTGTTAAGCCCGAACCAGAAAGCTACCTATTCGCCCGATAAGCAGCAGTTTGTAAAGGGTCTTGTCGAACAACCACAAATTATTTCAGCAGAAAAATCAGTGACGAAGCCTCGTTCATTCGAGTTTGATGATGTGCCGCTCCGGCGGGTTGTCGATCAGTTGGAAGAAGCCTACGGCCTGACCATCAGGCTCGAAAACGAGAATCAGAACGAATGCCCGCTCACCGCCGATCTGTCCAACCTTTCTTTATATGCTCAACTAGATATGATTTGCGCAGCCACAAAATCAAGCTACACCGTGCAGGGAACAACCATTGTGATTAGTGGAAAAGGATGCGCGAATCTATAGTAAATGGATAATGCACAATGATTAGGAAGTTAATCATTGTGCATTATCCATTCTACATTATTCATTTTACATTACCCTCTAAACCCAAATGCCTATGTAAATTCATTACGCCCCTCACAAAAAAAGAAGCTGATCATGTTTGCACCATAATCAGCTTCAGAATCTCCCCTCCTATAGCCTTGTGAGCTAGTCATTGCGGCATTGCACTGCCCAATGAACGAGGGACTTATTTGTCAAATCGTCCATTTAACAAACCCTTAAAGGTATGAAAAAATTTGATTCAGCTCTATTGAGCTGGTCATGCAGCCGGCGTGTCCCGATTTTTCTGCTGCTTATGAAACTATCTGTTATACAACTCTTTTTTTTTGTCACGTTTGTAGGCCTGTCATACGGCTTCGACGGCAAGGCTCAGGAACTGCTAAATAAGTCGATCTCCCTACATACCGAAGGTCAACGCCTTCGGGCTGTGATCGGACAGATCGAGAAGCAGACGTCGGTAAAGTTCGTCTACAGTTCCCGCAACATCGGCGTCGATCGGCCCGTCACGATTCATCTGAATAACGTGCGACTGGGCGATGCGCTGGATCAACTGCTAAAACCGCTCAATCTAACGTATCAGCTGATTAATGGGCATATTGTTTTAGACAGTATTGTTCAGGATGAGGAAGCAAAAGCTGACGCTACGTTGCCTGAACCGGAAGTCGTTGATCAGGTAATTACCGGCACGATTTCCGACGAGAAAGGGGAAAAGCTTCCGGGCGTCAGCATCGTTATCAAAGGCACCACGCGGGGAACCACCAGCGATGCCAAAGGCCAGTTCAAACTAAGTATTCCAACGGGTGACGTAACGCTGACATTTTCGTTTGTTGGCTACAAGAGCCAGGATGTGGCCGTGGGCAATCAATCGGCGCTAACCATCAGCATGCAGCCCGACCAGAATTCGCTCGACGAAGTAGTCGTGGTTGGGTATGGACAGGTTCAGAAACGGGATCTGACCGGTTCCGTCGTTTCGATCAAGGAAACGCAGATCACCTCCACCCCGGTCGTGAATGCACTGGAAACGTTACAGGGAAAGGTTGCCGGTATGGACTTGACCCGCAGCAGTGGCGAAACGGGCGCACCGCTCAATTTCACCATTCGGGGTAACCGGTCGCTCAATGCTTCCAATCAGCCGCTAATTCTGGTCGACGGGATTCAATACGGTTCGTATATCGATATCAACCCGAATGATATTGCCTCCGTAGAAGTTCTGAAAGATGCCTCTTCAACCGCCATTTATGGGTCG
Coding sequences:
- a CDS encoding FecR family protein; this encodes MSRKEFGFLLQQYLDGKCSEEERAFVEHWYGIVQNKDKEPLEETDFQALEPLLWQQIQSRTQSPKVIPMPVSGPRRQVAYPWMAVAASIVLVLLAGWWFYRQQGGLLKSGNGIQQEISHAGWQQRTNSSDKAEVIQLPDGSQVRLAPQSAIQYPAKFAADKREISLTGEAFFTVQKMPTRPFYVYTGTVVTKVLGTSFLVKTQGTTKQVVVEVATGRVAVYKQTKAAETTEGTNAIVLSPNQKATYSPDKQQFVKGLVEQPQIISAEKSVTKPRSFEFDDVPLRRVVDQLEEAYGLTIRLENENQNECPLTADLSNLSLYAQLDMICAATKSSYTVQGTTIVISGKGCANL
- a CDS encoding nucleoside hydrolase-like domain-containing protein; protein product: MNKVFLSYLLALLPFTLVAQKPVPVKPRILISTDIGGTDPDDNQSMAHFLMYSDKFETEGLVSSPSYGLGTKKHILDMIDLYEKDLPRLSQHLNGYPRPDALRAVCKQGRQGAAPYKGYSTATEGSDWIINCAKKKSAQPLWVLVWGGLDDLAQALHDDPSIQTKIKVYWIGGPNKKWSANTYAYIAQNFPNLWFIEANGSYNGFFSNTGVPDSLDTRTYYDRYIRAAGHLGKDFKNYYKGNVKMGDTPSLLYMMDGDPNDPFKESWGGSFEKFNHSPRTLFNRNTTLADTVGVYSVMEFHFKGPKVDIPADSACFTMTVQAQIGEQKWPGHYLGNGNYAILYIPKQTETLSYTINSTIPGFTQQSGKFVVNNSWPGKRSASDFKLGANWYTDKGDPSLFDGRQQGAKTVFKWRNAVLLDWAKRWAWLY